The genomic region ACCTACGCCGAGCTTCGGGACACGGTGGCGACCTTCGCGGGAGCGCTGCGCAACCACGGCGTGGACGCGGGCGACCGGGTGATCATCTACATGCCCATGGTCCCCGAGGCGGTGGTGGCCATGCTGGCGTGCGCGCGCCTCGGCGCCGTGCACTCGGTGGTCTTCGGCGGCTTCGCCGCCAACGAACTCGCCACCCGCATCGACGACGCCCAGCCCAAGGTCATCGTGAGCGCGAGCTGCGGCATCGAGGTCAACCGCGTCGTGGAGTACAAGCCGCTGCTGGACGAGGCCATCCGCCTGGCGGAGCACAAGCCCGGCGCCTGCCTGGTGCTGCAGCGGCCCCAGGCGGAGGCCGCCATGACCGCCGGCCGCGACGTGGACTGGAACGAGGCGGTGGCCGCCGCCGAGCCGGCGCCGTGCGTCTCCGTGGCCGCCACCGACCCGCTGTACATCCTCTACACCTCCGGCACCACCGGGCAGCCCAAGGGCATCGTGCGCGACAACGGCGGCCACGCGGTGGCGCTCAAGTGGAGCATGAAGAACGTCTACGGCGTGGACGCCGGCGAGGTGTACTGGGCCGCCTCCGACGTGGGCTGGGTGGTGGGCCATTCCTACATCGTCTACGCGCCGCTGCTGAAAGGCTGCACCAGCGTCCTCTACGAAGGCAAGCCCGTGGGCACGCCCGATCCCGGCGCTTTCTGGCGGGTCATCAGCCAGCACGACGTGCGCGCGCTGTTCACCGCGCCCACCGCCTTCCGCGCCATCAAGAAAGAGGATCCCGACGGCACTTACGTCCGGGAGTACAACCTGAGCCGTTTCCGGACCCTGTTCCTCGCCGGCGAGCGCTGCGACCCCGACACGCTGGTGTGGGCCCGGGACCTCCTGCGCGTGCCGGTCATCGACCACTGGTGGCAGACCGAGACCGGCTGGCCCATCGCGGCCAACTGCATGGGCATCGAGGCGTTGCCCGTGAAGCCCGGCTCACCCACCCGGGCCGTGCCGGGATACGACGTCCGCGTGCTCGACGACGCGGGGAACGACCTTCCGGCCGGCGAGATGGGCAGCATCACGGTGAAGCTGCCGCTGCCGCCGGGCTGTCTGCCCACCCTGTGGAACAACGAGGAAGGCTACCGCAAGGCCTACCTCGAGCAGCATCCCGGCTACTACGTCACTTCCGATGGGGGTTATTGTGACGAGGACGGCTACCTGTGGATCATGGGGCGCATCGACGACGTCATCAACGTCGCCGGACACCGGCTCTCCACCGGCGCCATGGAAGAGGTGCTGGCCTCCCACCCGGCGGTGGCCGAATGCGCCGTGCTGGGGGTGGGTGACGCCCTCAAGGGACAAGTGCCCCTCGGACTGATCGTGGTCAAGGCGGGGGTGGAGACCACCGAGGAAGCCCTGGTGCCCGAACTCGTGAGCCTCGTGCGCGAGCAGATCGGACCGGTGGCCGATTTCAAGCAGGCCCTGATGGTGAAACGCCTGCCCAAGACACGCTCCGGCAAGATTTTGCGCGGCACGGTGCGGAGCATGGCGGACGGCACCCCCTACAACGCCCCCGCCACCATCGACGACCCGGTCATATTGGACGAAATCAGGGAGGACCTGGGCCGGCTCGGGTATCCGAAGGGATGAGGAGTCGGCGACCTCCGATCAACGGAAGACGAGCTTCCTTCCGCTGGTCGCGCAGTCACGCAGGTACAGATTGATCAAGGTCTGGTACGGCACTCCGTTCTGCGCCGCAAGCGCCTTGAAATAGGCAAGGGTGTCCTGGTCCAGCCGGAGCGTGATCTGTTTCTTCAGGTGCTTCGCATATGGATTGCGCTTCGCCTTGGAGAAGTCGTAGCTATCTCTCATGTTTCCACCTGTCACGTTTCCACCTGTAGGTACAATGTAGGCAAAAGGCAATCTCTTGAACAGACAGCGGAAGGTCAGGTAGGTTGACGTGAGCCCGTCCCTCGTTGGGGCAGGCAACCCGCGAATGGAAGGAGACAGGCACATGCTCAAGATCGAAGGCGTTACGCATTGGTCCATTCCCGTCAACGACCTGGGCGAGGCGGAGAAGTTCTACGGCGACCTGCTGGGACTCAAGTCTCTGGGGCGGCTCGCCAACAACGTCATGGCGTGCTTCAACGTGGGCGACCACAACATCCTGCTGTGCGAGCGCAGGGAGCTGCCGGACAAGCCGGAGGACGACCGCGTGCACCACTCCTTCACCGTCAGCCCGGAGACCCTGAACGAGGCGTGCAAGATTTTCAAGGAAGAGAACGTGAACGTGATGGAGCTCTACTACCGCAAGGGCGGGTACTTCCCGGGCCGCGAGCTTTACTTCGCGGACCCGAGCGGCAACCGGCTGGAGTTGCGCGATCCCACCTGGAAGGACGGCATGCCCGAACCCACGTTCGAAGAGGTGGCCGC from Deltaproteobacteria bacterium harbors:
- a CDS encoding propionyl-CoA synthetase, with translation MNHNGYTDTYQRALKDPESFWAEAAEDIHWDRHWDRVFDDSRPPFYRWFTGGALNTCYNALDVHVEQGNGARPALIYDSPVTDSERVFTYAELRDTVATFAGALRNHGVDAGDRVIIYMPMVPEAVVAMLACARLGAVHSVVFGGFAANELATRIDDAQPKVIVSASCGIEVNRVVEYKPLLDEAIRLAEHKPGACLVLQRPQAEAAMTAGRDVDWNEAVAAAEPAPCVSVAATDPLYILYTSGTTGQPKGIVRDNGGHAVALKWSMKNVYGVDAGEVYWAASDVGWVVGHSYIVYAPLLKGCTSVLYEGKPVGTPDPGAFWRVISQHDVRALFTAPTAFRAIKKEDPDGTYVREYNLSRFRTLFLAGERCDPDTLVWARDLLRVPVIDHWWQTETGWPIAANCMGIEALPVKPGSPTRAVPGYDVRVLDDAGNDLPAGEMGSITVKLPLPPGCLPTLWNNEEGYRKAYLEQHPGYYVTSDGGYCDEDGYLWIMGRIDDVINVAGHRLSTGAMEEVLASHPAVAECAVLGVGDALKGQVPLGLIVVKAGVETTEEALVPELVSLVREQIGPVADFKQALMVKRLPKTRSGKILRGTVRSMADGTPYNAPATIDDPVILDEIREDLGRLGYPKG
- a CDS encoding BrnA antitoxin family protein; translation: MRDSYDFSKAKRNPYAKHLKKQITLRLDQDTLAYFKALAAQNGVPYQTLINLYLRDCATSGRKLVFR
- a CDS encoding VOC family protein produces the protein MLKIEGVTHWSIPVNDLGEAEKFYGDLLGLKSLGRLANNVMACFNVGDHNILLCERRELPDKPEDDRVHHSFTVSPETLNEACKIFKEENVNVMELYYRKGGYFPGRELYFADPSGNRLELRDPTWKDGMPEPTFEEVAAAQ